The Cytobacillus luteolus genome window below encodes:
- the rpsS gene encoding 30S ribosomal protein S19: MGRSLKKGPFVDDHLMVKVEKMNETEKKQVIKTWSRRSTIFPQFIGHTIAVYDGRKHVPVYVTEDMVGHKLGEFAPTRTYKGHANDDKKTRR; encoded by the coding sequence ATGGGTCGCAGCTTAAAAAAAGGACCTTTTGTTGATGATCATTTAATGGTTAAAGTTGAGAAAATGAATGAAACTGAAAAGAAACAAGTTATCAAAACTTGGTCTCGTCGTTCAACGATTTTCCCTCAATTTATTGGTCACACAATTGCTGTTTATGATGGTCGTAAGCATGTACCAGTATATGTTACGGAAGATATGGTTGGTCACAAACTAGGTGAATTCGCACCTACCCGTACGTATAAAGGCCACGCAAATGACGATAAGAAAACAAGACGCTAA
- the rplV gene encoding 50S ribosomal protein L22, with product MQAKAVANTVRIAPRKARLVIDLIRGKQVGEAVAILRHTPKAASPIVEKVLNSAIANAEHNYEMDANNLVITDAFVNEGPTLKRFRPRAMGRASQINKRTSHITIVVSEKKEG from the coding sequence ATGCAAGCTAAAGCTGTTGCAAACACAGTTCGTATTGCTCCTCGTAAAGCACGTTTAGTGATAGATTTAATTCGAGGTAAGCAAGTAGGTGAGGCAGTGGCGATCCTACGCCATACGCCTAAGGCTGCTTCTCCAATTGTAGAGAAAGTACTTAACTCTGCAATTGCAAATGCAGAACATAACTACGAAATGGACGCTAATAACCTAGTAATTACAGATGCTTTTGTTAATGAAGGTCCAACATTGAAACGTTTCCGTCCACGTGCAATGGGTCGTGCTTCACAAATTAACAAACGTACTAGCCACATTACAATCGTGGTATCAGAAAAGAAGGAGGGATAA
- the rpsC gene encoding 30S ribosomal protein S3, with protein sequence MGQKVNPIGLRIGVIRDWESKWYAGKDYADLLHEDLKIREYIAKRLHDASVSKIEIERAANRVNVTVHTAKPGMVIGKGGTEVEALRKALNQLTGKRVHINILEIKRADMEAILVAENIARQLENRVSFRRAQKQVIQRAMRAGAKGIKTMVSGRLGGADIARSEHYSEGTVPLHTLRADIDYGTAEADTTYGKIGVKVWIYRGEVLPTRKKTEEGGN encoded by the coding sequence GTGGGTCAAAAAGTTAATCCTATAGGTTTGCGTATCGGAGTTATCCGTGATTGGGAATCAAAATGGTACGCAGGCAAAGATTATGCAGACTTATTACATGAAGACCTTAAGATTCGTGAGTATATCGCTAAGCGTCTACATGATGCTTCAGTATCTAAAATAGAAATCGAACGTGCTGCTAACCGTGTAAACGTAACTGTTCACACTGCTAAACCAGGTATGGTAATTGGTAAAGGTGGTACAGAGGTTGAAGCACTTCGTAAAGCGTTAAACCAATTAACTGGTAAACGTGTACACATCAATATTCTTGAAATCAAAAGAGCAGATATGGAAGCAATTCTTGTTGCTGAAAACATCGCTCGTCAATTAGAAAACCGTGTATCTTTCCGTCGTGCACAAAAGCAAGTTATCCAACGTGCAATGCGCGCTGGTGCAAAAGGAATTAAAACAATGGTTTCTGGTCGTCTAGGCGGTGCAGATATCGCTCGTTCTGAACATTATAGTGAAGGAACAGTTCCTCTTCATACACTTCGTGCTGATATTGACTATGGCACTGCAGAGGCAGATACAACATACGGTAAAATCGGAGTTAAAGTTTGGATTTATCGTGGAGAGGTCCTTCCTACGAGAAAGAAAACTGAGGAAGGAGGAAATTAA
- the rplP gene encoding 50S ribosomal protein L16, translating into MLMPKRVKYRREHRGKMRGNAKGGTEVHFGEYGIQALEASWITNRQIEAARIAMTRYMKRGGKVWIKIFPSKPYTAKPLEVRMGSGKGAPEGWVAVVKPGKIMFEISGVSEEVAREALRLASHKLPIKTKFVKREEIGGESNE; encoded by the coding sequence ATGTTAATGCCAAAACGCGTTAAGTATCGTAGAGAACACCGCGGGAAAATGCGTGGTAATGCTAAAGGTGGTACTGAGGTTCACTTCGGTGAATATGGTATTCAAGCACTTGAAGCATCATGGATTACGAACCGTCAGATTGAGGCAGCTCGTATCGCAATGACTCGTTATATGAAACGTGGCGGTAAAGTATGGATTAAAATTTTCCCTTCTAAGCCGTACACAGCAAAACCTTTAGAGGTACGTATGGGATCCGGTAAAGGGGCGCCTGAAGGATGGGTAGCTGTTGTAAAACCGGGTAAAATAATGTTTGAAATTTCAGGTGTATCTGAAGAAGTAGCAAGAGAGGCACTTCGTTTAGCATCTCATAAGCTACCAATCAAAACTAAGTTTGTAAAACGTGAAGAAATTGGTGGTGAATCAAATGAGTAA
- the rpmC gene encoding 50S ribosomal protein L29 has product MSNPKEIRELTTAEIEQKVKSLKEELFNLRFQLATGQLENTARIREVRKSIARMKTVIREREIGVNNR; this is encoded by the coding sequence ATGAGTAATCCAAAAGAAATTCGTGAATTAACCACTGCCGAAATTGAACAAAAAGTTAAATCTTTAAAAGAAGAGCTATTCAACCTACGCTTCCAGTTAGCTACTGGTCAGCTTGAGAACACAGCTCGTATTCGTGAAGTTCGTAAATCGATCGCTCGTATGAAAACTGTTATCCGTGAGAGAGAGATCGGCGTTAATAATCGTTAA
- the rpsQ gene encoding 30S ribosomal protein S17 yields the protein MSERNQRKVYTGRVVSDKMDKTVTVLVETYKKHSLYGKRVKYSKKFKAHDENNEAKTGDIVKIMETRPLSATKRFRLIEVVEKAVII from the coding sequence ATGAGTGAACGCAACCAACGCAAAGTCTATACTGGTCGTGTCGTGTCTGACAAGATGGATAAGACAGTCACAGTTCTTGTAGAAACCTATAAGAAACATTCACTTTACGGGAAGCGCGTAAAGTATTCTAAAAAATTCAAAGCTCATGATGAGAATAACGAAGCAAAAACTGGCGATATCGTAAAAATTATGGAGACTCGTCCGTTATCTGCAACAAAACGCTTCCGTTTAATTGAAGTTGTAGAAAAAGCAGTTATTATCTAA
- the rplN gene encoding 50S ribosomal protein L14, translated as MIQQETRLKVADNSGAREVLTIKVLGGSGRKTANIGDVIVCTVKQATPGGVVKKGDVVKAVIVRTKRGVRRNDGSYIRFDENACVIIRDDKGPRGTRIFGPVARELRDNNFMKIVSLAPEVL; from the coding sequence ATGATTCAACAAGAAACTCGTTTAAAAGTAGCTGACAACTCTGGAGCTCGTGAAGTTCTTACAATTAAAGTTCTAGGTGGTTCAGGTCGTAAGACAGCAAATATTGGTGATGTTATTGTTTGTACAGTAAAACAAGCAACACCAGGAGGCGTTGTTAAAAAAGGTGACGTAGTTAAAGCGGTAATTGTTCGTACAAAACGCGGAGTACGTCGTAATGATGGATCATATATTCGTTTTGATGAAAATGCTTGCGTAATTATCCGTGATGACAAGGGTCCACGTGGAACTCGTATCTTCGGACCTGTAGCACGTGAATTACGTGACAATAACTTTATGAAAATCGTTTCATTAGCTCCGGAAGTATTATAA
- the rplX gene encoding 50S ribosomal protein L24 — MHVKKGDKVQVISGKDKGKQGVILEAYPKKDRVLVEGVNIVKKHSKPSQANPQGGIINKEAAIHVSNVMPLDPKSGTPTRVGFKVEDGKKVRVAKKSGELLDK; from the coding sequence ATGCATGTAAAAAAAGGTGATAAAGTTCAAGTTATCTCTGGAAAAGATAAAGGTAAACAAGGTGTAATCCTTGAGGCTTACCCAAAGAAAGACCGTGTACTTGTTGAAGGTGTGAACATTGTTAAAAAACACTCTAAACCATCACAAGCAAACCCACAAGGTGGAATCATTAATAAAGAAGCAGCTATCCATGTATCAAATGTAATGCCATTAGATCCTAAATCAGGAACTCCTACAAGAGTTGGATTTAAAGTAGAAGATGGCAAAAAGGTACGTGTTGCAAAAAAATCTGGTGAATTATTAGATAAATAG
- the rplE gene encoding 50S ribosomal protein L5, which yields MNRLKEKFQNDITPALMSKFNYSSVMEVPKLEKIVINMGIGDAVANSKALDTAVEELATITGQKPVVTKAKKSIAGFRLREGMPIGAKVTLRGERMYQFIDKLISVSLPRVRDFRGISKKSFDGRGNYTLGVKEQLIFPEIDYDKVSKVRGMDIVIVTTAKSDEEARELLTQFGMPFQK from the coding sequence ATGAACCGCCTAAAAGAAAAATTTCAGAATGACATTACACCTGCTTTAATGAGCAAGTTTAACTATTCTTCAGTTATGGAAGTTCCTAAACTAGAAAAGATCGTTATCAACATGGGTATTGGTGATGCGGTTGCTAATTCAAAAGCATTAGATACAGCTGTTGAGGAATTAGCTACAATTACTGGTCAAAAGCCTGTAGTAACAAAAGCTAAGAAATCTATCGCAGGTTTCCGCTTACGTGAAGGTATGCCTATCGGTGCTAAAGTTACATTACGCGGTGAGCGTATGTATCAATTCATAGATAAACTAATTTCAGTTTCTCTTCCACGTGTACGTGACTTCCGTGGTATTTCTAAGAAATCTTTTGATGGCCGTGGTAACTATACACTTGGTGTTAAAGAACAATTAATCTTCCCTGAGATTGATTACGATAAAGTATCTAAAGTTCGTGGTATGGATATCGTTATTGTAACAACTGCTAAATCAGATGAAGAAGCTCGTGAGTTATTAACTCAATTCGGAATGCCGTTCCAAAAGTAA
- a CDS encoding type Z 30S ribosomal protein S14 encodes MAKKSMIAKQKRVQKFKVQEYTRCERCGRPHSVLRKFKLCRICFRELAYKGQIPGVKKASW; translated from the coding sequence GTGGCTAAAAAATCTATGATTGCGAAACAAAAACGCGTTCAGAAATTTAAAGTACAAGAGTACACTCGATGTGAGCGTTGCGGACGTCCTCATTCAGTATTACGCAAATTTAAACTTTGTCGTATTTGTTTCCGTGAACTAGCTTATAAGGGTCAAATTCCTGGTGTTAAAAAAGCAAGTTGGTAA